One Carassius gibelio isolate Cgi1373 ecotype wild population from Czech Republic chromosome A7, carGib1.2-hapl.c, whole genome shotgun sequence DNA window includes the following coding sequences:
- the LOC128017186 gene encoding uncharacterized protein LOC128017186 has protein sequence MEEKTVAGLKRRMSAEGTNTKLPRRARNPPKKMSLYEPDPSSPRDNQDGLFVFLTFEDGYTAKIFNLCDILNKDDKPIACFRDLTPGEEVLARWSDNKFYKATVDFTGTADKTVDTKKATKKDMKKRDAAAQRFYNLPSLPQAGQSTSAQDHLNTVDQNVIQPPTTWPVYQPPPTGSFLPVQPQHQHATAWPQYQLPVSQSSPNTPQHYQHSTFQSLNQYRTTLSAIPHNSSLSQYSKHHQPHTALPTPSDQTQQQPVLADLDQRRQPPAPTAKESFLKMLYSPNTHQKPAVLGDQSQTSTSEHETSSSSADALIIERDPIPEREPCFISPESAEDRSWKPCEACKTEVEKLVEEKAKLHDVLCGISGEHLEAFRSFLDKVEQIQPQAGVWAPKGRSRQQELYPGSGLFLSSTHLAAIHATAKKDCLRLFHLLFDEFFTAEECQNAVAFGKHGKVPDGKRVLDKFKVNAILTYVMRCSTLDGWTPVEKSKVKKAFINKCRIRATTL, from the exons ATGGAGGAAAAAACAGTTGCAGGACTCAAAAGAAG aatGAGTGCAGAAGGAACTAATACAAAACTGCCCAGAAGAGCGCGAAACCCTCCGAAAAAGATGAGTTTGTATGAACCAGACCCCAGCTCCCCCAGAGATAACCAAGATG gactttttgtatttttgaccTTTGAAGATGGATACACAGCAAAGATTTTTAATCTCTGTGATATACTAAACAAAGATGATAAACCCATCGCTTGCTTTAGAGATCTGACACCAGGAGAAGAAGTACTTGCAAGATGGTCTGACAATAAGTTCTACAAAGCTACAGTAGACTTCACTGGAACAGCTGACAAAACGGTGGATACCAAGAAGGCGACAAAGAAGGACATGAAAAAAAGAGATGCAGCTGCACAAAGATTCTACAACCTTCCATCCCTACCTCAAGCAGGCCAGTCCACCTCTGCACAGGATCACCTAAATACTGTGGACCAAAATGTCATTCAGCCTCCAACAACCTGGCCAGTGTACCAGCCTCCACCTACAGGGTCATTTCTACCTGTCCAGCCACAGCACCAGCATGCAACTGCCTGGCCACAGTACCAACTTCCAGTTTCCCAATCATCACCAAATACGCCACAACATTACCAGCATTCAACATTCCAGTCGCTCAACCAGTATCGAACTACTCTGTCTGCAATTCCACACAATTCCAGCCTTTCGCAGTATTCCAAGCATCACCAGCCTCACACAGCACTACCCACACCTTCAGACCAAACACAACAGCAGCCTGTTTTGGCAGATTTGGATCAGCGAAGACAGCCACCAGCTCCTACAGCCAAAGAAAGCTTCCTCAAAATGTTGTACAGTCCTAATACACATCAAAAACCTGCTGTTCTTGGGGACCAGAGCCAGACAAGCACCTCTGAACATGAGACTTCAAGCTCATCTGCAGATGCTTTAATCATCGAGCGTGATCCAATTCCAGAAAGAGAACCATGTTTCATTTCGCCTGAGTCAGCAGAAGACAGATCATGGAAGCCATGCGAAGCATGCAAGACAGAGGTGGAAAAATTAGTGGAGGAAAAGGCCAAACTGCATGATGTGCTGTGTGGTATAA GTGGTGAGCACCTCGAGGCATTCAGAAGTTTCCTGGACAAAGTGGAACAGATCCAACCTCAGGCTGGTGTTTGGGCTCCAAAAGGCAGATCTCGGCAGCAGGAGCTATATCCAGGAAGTGGCCTCTTCTTGTCCTCGACTCACCTGGCTGCAATCCATGCAACCGCAAAGAAGGACTGCCTTCGCTTGTTCCATCTTCTTTTTGATGAATTCTTTactgcagaggagtgccagaatGCTGTGGCATTTGGGAAACATGGAAAGGTGCCAGATGGGAAGAGAGTCCTGGATAAGTTCAAAGTCAATGCAATTCTAA CTTATGTCATGCGCTGTAGTACACTGGATGGTTGGACACCGGTTGAAAAAAGTAAGGTCAAGAAAGCCTTCATAAACAAATGCCGCATCAGGGccacaacactgtaa